Below is a window of Musa acuminata AAA Group cultivar baxijiao chromosome BXJ3-11, Cavendish_Baxijiao_AAA, whole genome shotgun sequence DNA.
CCTTCCTTCGCTTCTGAGCCACCATAccatctctctctgtctctctctctcttactcactcactcactcactctcATTCATATTCCACCATTATTTTGACTACAGCACTCTGCTTTTTATTCTGTTCCACCAATTCCCCGGTTGTCCTGTCCGAATCCAAAGCCTCGCTCTCTCTCCTCAACTTCGTCCCCCACACCTTCTCTCTTAAATTGTTAGCTTTGTTTGTTTCTTCCCCAAGGCCAAATTCACTTCATCTGCATCACTTCTCTTTACCTCTGTTCTTTGGGTTGTGTGCATTGATACCCTAGTTTGCTGccattgttctcaagctcttctttTGTGAGCCTACAGTcgtcctctttctcctcctcctcctcctcctcagcctCCTCTCTACTCTCTATCTAATTTATACCTTTGGTTTCTGCTTATTCCTGCAGTCGGCATTAAAAGATCCAGTTTAGAGGAATCTAGTAGCATTCTCCGTCGCCGTTTGCTTATTGCTCTTTCCTTGAATTTCTTTGTTGGTTTAGGCTTTTGCTTTTGCTCCTCCGTGAATCTAAATTCAGGCAAAAGGGCGTCGCTTTTCATAGCAAGAACCTACCTATGACAGAGATCTGATCGATCGTGAGCCAAAGAGGGAGATTGAAGGCAGATAGTGGAGAGAGGAGAGGTGGGGAGGGAGGGAAAGGATCGAAGATTTAGTCTTTCGTGGAACATCTTTGCTTCCGCGTGCAATGAGGCTGGACGCTCGGCTAGACTCGGCGGTGTTCCAGCTAACGCCTACTCGGACCAGGTAAAATGCCAGATCCTTTCCTCGGCCACTGTTTCTTGTAAAGGTTCGAGCAAGGGCGGATGGAACGAGACCGAGAAGTTGCCAGATCGGCCAAAGTTCGGATCTTGGAAGATTTTTTGATGGTATACTGTGCAATGTGGGAAGAGCCGGTCGGTGAGTTGACAAGATCTCGTAGAGTCTGAACTGGAGAGCTTCATAGATTTCTGTACTCATTGGAAGTGGATTTGGAGGACATGAATCCATTCAAAATTCTGGTGGATTCCTTCGTTACAACGTGGTTACAGTTCATGCTTTACTGCTCAGTTGATGTGAAGATAAGAATTGAACTGAGACTTCTAGTTTAGTTGGTGATATCATTTGAATTGATATGAATCCATCTCCGTTTCTATCACCTCTTTAGATCATTGCTCACAGAATATAGtgcacgataaaattgatttctgGTTCTTGGTTTGTTTCACAACCCTGGATATGGATGATGATCCTTAAGGTTTAGGCTTGAATAACTTATAAGTAGATGGTTTTGGGTATGCTTGTTTATTATGGACTTGTGCTTTCCTTTTTAACAGGTGCGATCTGGTCATTATAGCAAATGGTAAGACAGAGAAGATTGCAACTGGCTTGTTGAATCCTTTTCTTGCCCATTTGAAAGCTGCACAGGATCAGATTGACAAGGGTGGCTATTCCATAGTTCTTAAACCAGACCTGGAAAGTGATGCAGCATGGTTCACCAAGGGCACCATGGAGAGGTAAACCAAAGCTCTCTCAAGTGTGCAATCATTGTCAGAGTAATTGCTTCTCTTCAAACATGACCTGTCTGCCTTCTCCATTATCAAGCTGCATTTCATCTTCTTGGAGAAACTTGAGCATGTGGAAATATTTACATACATGAACTCAACATCTAATTCTGACACCAACAGGTTTGTTCGTTTCGTGAGCACGCCTGAGGTTCTAGAGCGTGTGTCAATGATAGAGTCTGAGATCTTGCAGATTGAGAATGCAATTGCCATTCAGGGCAATGATAATCTTGGCCTGAGCACTGTATGTATCCATTTGTCTCATTTCTGTGTTGTTTGTAAAGTTCAAATGACATTTTTTTTATGCCATTTGCAGGTGGAAGGTCACCAAATGAAGTCATCAGGTTCCACAGAAGGTACTTTAGACTAACCTATTTCATTCATCTAGCTAGTTCTGTTACtcctcaagaaaagaaaaagaaagaaagtggaAGGGATTTTCAATTATTTCTGTTGCATGTGTAACATCAATTTTCTAATTTCAAGGGTGTGTTTGATATTGTCCAAAGGGCTAAAAAATTGTAGTCTTCATCAAGTTTCCATCATATCTTTATAATAGTCTCCACAACATGGGTTGATTAACCATAAATTGTTTATTATATCTTTATAATAGTTTCCTTCTAGTAGTGAACCTTTTGTCAACCATAAATTGTATGTTCACATCATCAAAGAAGACTTATTTGACATGATCAACATTTTTCACAAGTAACAAAATATACTGTAATGGCTTTTCATCAGGATCAGATCACCTCCTAACCTCCATATGGAAGCTGGTCATGCTCCTCCAATGAATATTGGAAATCTTGATGAGGAGGGGTTCATACATCTTATATGCTAGTAGCCTCTATAATCGAAACTCTCAAGGATTGTTtataattggcttcatcaaccatTTATGGCATGGACTCATCACATTTTCATGTTGATTTTAGATTCTGTTCCACTGGTGCTCTTGAAAATTTTGACCTTGGTACAGTTGCTTGCTCATGGCAGGTATGAAGACCTCAGTTGATCCTAACACAGAAAAGGCAATAATTCTTTATAAGGTATCGATTTTATGCAGACAtctcacacacacatacatatttattgTTTACATTTACATAGTTTAGAAACTTTTATGATATACCAATATGACACAGTACTGAGTGACATTTTCATGTCAAATGTTGAGAAAGAACCTAATACAGCTCAGATATGATATTAAAAAATGCTTGATTTATCACAAGATCAACACTATATATATACGAGATAAATAATCATTTgtaaaatcaaatattttgagaAATCATTTAATATGTATATTGGAAGGATCATACATGCATTGATGTCTAGCACTAATTCGATACCGATACAGCAAGAGATTCATGGTAACCTGGTCTCATAGACACACCTATGCATACACCTATACCTAACTATAAATCCGGTACCTGTCTATCAGACATTGTTATAAGTGTGGTTTCTCTTGTTATGGCAGCCTGGTTCACAATCAAATCCCCCAGATTCAAATGGATCCTCCACACAGGAGGCAAACTCAAGGTATCTGAAGCTTAACACGTCCTTGGTTTATTTTCTTTGCTGTTTGCTCCTTCAGCATACAAGAATAGTTGTAAGAATGTTCTACCAAAAATGCAAGGTAAATTGTGTTGTCTTTTCCATTCAATATTTTAAAAGCACTAGTTAATTACAAGATAATGAAAAAAGGCAACACCTACATTCTTTTAGATTCTCGTAGTTTACATGAGTGCAATGGTAATCAAAGAATTGATCTCTGGCTTCTGTGGATGCATATGTTATCTTTTCATCttaattatattacataattattttaaGTAATGAAATTGTTCCTGTATCTTATGCACAAATGCTTTTTGTGCAGAGTTCAGCTTTTAAGAGTGCTCGAAACCCGTAAAATGGTACTGCAGAAAGAACAGGGAATGGCCTTTGCACGTGCTGCAGCAGCTGGGTTTGACGTGAGTAATATGGAACATTTGATACCATTTGCTGAAAGCTTTGGTGCCTCACGCTTAaagtaagtttttctttttttcgagCAATACATTCTTAAATATTGCACGCTCCAGTTATATTGATTTACAGGCTACCAGGTTGAGACATAGAATCAACTAATAATGACAGTGGGAGATCTCGAATAACATTTAAAGTCTGAAAGTGGCTGATGCATTTTGATGCAGGAACGAAGAATAATAAGAAAGCTCATTCTAGTTATACTAATTTCCAAGTTAATAGGTCATATGATATAGaatagttcaggaattacaaaggATACATATATGAAGTTAGAATCTGAAAGAACCATGTGCATTAAATGAGGGAAGAATATTGTGAAGTCATGATACATCTGAAAAAAAATGGACATACATTCTGAAATTTATTATTGTCAAAAGGCTAAGACATATTTGATATGTTGCCAAGTGATCATTGTTTGATATATTGCCTTCATCTTAGATTCATCCTCAATAGTTTTCTCTTTTGCCCGCCTTATAAAACAGGAAAGCTTGCTTTCAATTTATGGAGCTATGGAAGAAAAAGCATGAGACTGGACAATGGCTTGAAGTTGAGGCTGCAGTAGCAATGTCAACACGGTCTGAATTTTCTGCTTTGAATGGCTCGGGCATCATATTTGCTGCAGATTATATGATACAAAAGGATCATGTGGATGCACGATCCATCTCTGGTGGTGATATGATCACAGAGAACGATGGAAAACCCGGTATATTCTCTGAACTCGCAGGCTGAGATCATTCTGAAGCTACCATAATttcatttagaaattgacagataaTGAAAAACACCTTAATTCAGATTCATTCTAGCAGAGAGATTGTTTAACCATCCCCATTCTACCATAACCCTAGGTAATCTTGGAAACAGCCTTTCCAAATATAGAGGTAAGGTGGCATACATTGATCTCCACAGGGCCTACATCAGCAGGAGCATTATGCACTGGGTTGCCCATTTCTAATATTTTGTCTAAGAAATCCAAACTACTCGATGCATTAAAGTTTTCCAGTTCTACAATTTGATGTATTGTTAAGTGCAATCATCCCTACCATCTAGTTTTCGACATTACAGTTTCTCATTTCTTGTGGATGATAAAGCCAAATTTTATTCTGTTTGGTTGGCatatcatcctgatcgaagtttcCTATGAAATACTTCCATTTATAGAATACTTCTTTTAAGGCAGATCAGTCAAGTTGCATGAATTCTCAAGCACAAGCATGTATTAAGACAACTAGTAGATACATGTGCAAATTCCACATGCATTTCCTTTCTAGCTTGacatcgaattatatatatatatatatatatatatatatatatatatatatatatatagcttgacatatcatttatCTTGGATGCATTTGTTTCTTCTCAGATAAACAGATCCCTTCAGATCAAAAGGTGCCCTTGGGACACCTCCACGAGTATTTTCAAGGTCAATTTCAACATCCCACTTATCCACAATGCCCTATGCATTCTCCACCAGGTCATATTTTTCAACCTTATTCAACGCAAggaatgccttattatcagaaccATCAAGGGAGTGTCCCATGTTTTTATGCCCCATATCCTCCAACGGATGATCCTAGATTCAACAGTTCTCACAGAAAGGTACCAAAAAGGCAGTCAATGGATAATAAAGATGTTCAATCTGAGACAGGATCACAGGATGACACTGACCAAGATACATCAGATCTCGAGAAAGAAGGTTCTCATGGTCATAAATCTCATAGAAGAATTGGTCAGGCAGGAAAGAAAAAGTCTGGTGTAGTCGCCATTCGGAACATAAATTACATTTTGTCTAAGAAGCTTGGTGCAGGAGAATTCGAAAGTGAATCACAGTCTGCCTCTGAACCTGAAGCTGTAGAACAAAGTAAAGAAGTGCATTCTGATATGCGAGAAAGCAAGCACAAGCACAAGCACTCTTCAAGGACTTCAAAGGAGGAGGAGGGTCGAACAAAATCAGAAGAAAATTCTGATCCTTATGACAATGATAATGCTGTATATAGAGAAGAGCAAGATTCTGGAAATTGGCAAGCATTTCAGAATTTCTTACTAAGAGCTGAAGAGAAGTCAAGAACAGCTGATGAAGATATGCTCATGGGAGGAAAAGGGCCTTCATCAAAGAGGAAACAGGGTAAAGGTGAAGCTGATCCTATTGTTTCTACTGAGAAAGATTATGGTGTTTTTCATGACCGAAGGACAGTAGGATTTCATTCAGCTAATGGGAAGGCAAACCGAATGAAGCAAGCGGCTTCTGATGATCGATTTTTAATTTCAGGTTATAGAAGAGACTCAATAGACAATCAGTTCAGGAAAATAGAAAGTGCAGGAGGAGCATATCGGCAAATGAACAGTGATGAATTCATGATTTATGGACAAGAAAAGCAATTCAGCAATGAGAGTTCATCTGACCCACTCATTGATCATGTGGGTGAGCGTGCTGGTAATGCGGTCAAGAGTTCATCACGCAACATAACAGATGAATCCTTTGTgcttccatatagatcaatttcaTGGGATCTTGGATCAGACAGCGTAGCTGCTATTGACATGGTTTCTGAGTTCCCCTCAACCATTCAGAAAACTCAGGGTTCATATGATAAGGTCAAAAGCCAACTTAGCTATGAGCCAGATAATCTATCAATGGTTCCTGTGCATGGATTGGAAAGTGCATCTGTAGGTTATAATCTGGCTATGGATTATGATTCTAAGATTCCTGTTGGAAATGCTGCCAAGCTGGAAACCAGTAACCAAGAGGAACCCTCAGTGAGCACTAAAAAAGAATCAAAGAAATCAGACAAGAAGTTAAGAGCGACAAATGATAGTGTGGAGAAAAGGAGGAAGGATGCACTGGTGAAGAAAGGGGTATACTCAAGGCTTAACCCTTTGACTGAAGCACAAAAGCGTGCAGAAAAGCTGCGGTCTTATAAAGCTGATCTTCAGAAAATGAAGAAAGAAAGGGTACTTCTCTTGATTCATCTTAATTTTTGTTGTCTGGTTTCTTTCCTATCTCTCTAGTTGCTAATCACAGTAGAAAATGATGGGGGAAAAAAACAGAGAGGTGCTTAGATTAGAAAGCACATTCTATGGAGCCTGCAGGATAAGCATAGTCCATATTATTTTTTCattcttccaaaaataaaatgtcACTGGATATTTTCACAAACATCTGGATCTAcagtctttatatatatataattactttTAATCTCCCTTAGAAATTATTAATACTGTGTTCATACAAGTCAATAATGAACTCTTTTCCTATAGCCATGTTTCACAGTTTTTGGACAAGAATATAttgtaagaatgtactaaaaattACAGTTCAGCTTACATTGAATGAATTTTCAGTTTTTTGGTGTGATGTTAGTGTTGTAGAAGCCTTGAAAATGGTTGAGTATACTGTATGTGAAACATTTATCTGCTAGATCGTAGTGGTTTAGTTAGGTTGTTTTGCTTGTCTGCTTGGCTGACTGGTCGGTCTGCTCACTCTTAGGAAGAGGAAGAGATAAAGCGTTTGGAAGCTTTGAAAAGAGAGAGACAAAAGAGAATAGCTGCAAGAAGAAGTAGTTTTAATGTCACCCAGTCACCATTGACTCCACAGCAGACAAAAGCCCGCTTACCAGCAAAGACTTCGCCAAGTCCTTACAAAGGATCAAAGTTTAGTGATACACAGCCTGTTTCTTCTTCACCTTTGCAAAAATTGCCATATAGGACATCTTCAGTTGGGTCCAACAATCTTCAGAAAGTTATCAAATCCAGCAGATTAAATGGCAGTAATCATGGATTAACCCGATCAGCGTCTTCATTGCCTGAGAAAAAAGAAAGTAGCAGGCTCATGCAAGAAGCAAAGGcagattctcttcgaatgaagagACTCTCTGATCCAAAAAGCAGCTACACTCGCCATTCTCCCTCGGTGAAGACTTTGGCTGCTGATCAGGCACCTAAGAGAAGCATAGCTGATGAGTCTCGGAAAAAGATTACTGCAGTTAGGCAACTGGACAAAAATAAGTCAGCAACTCTGCCAGGGCTTAGAATTAGAACAATAAAATCTTCATCTGAAAGAGTTGGAAAGGGAACAGCTAGCAAAAACCCCATGCAGAAAGGGAGTGGAAACAAAGCTTCTCATGCTTCTGATAGCATTAAAGGAAAATTGGTCAATGATAAACCACCTGGCAACAGCGATGAGAATCCAGTGATCGAGAAGACTGTCGTGTTACTTGAAAGTCATGTGGTCAGTGCTCCTGTTGTCCGGCAATATAAAGAGATAATAGGCACAAAAGGGATATCACATGGAGATGGGTTGGGTACAGGATTTTCAGCTATTCATGCTCCACCATCACCTATTGTTACAGGTCAGCTAGAGGATGCTGGTGAAGGCAAGTCGTGTGAACAGCCAAGCTCCGGTGAGGTATATTTTTTCAGAGAAAATTTGCACAATTTTTAATATGAGATTATCAACAAAGATATGGTTCAAGGGAACATATTATTCTCAACCTAATTACATCCTTTCATTTAAAGTTTGGAATCACAAATTTAGCATGGGAGACTTCTAGCTCCTGCTATTAATCATTGTTACCAAGACAACATGGAATCCATTAGTTTAGTTTTTTTGGATGTAGCTTTTTTTATTTGATACTATTGcctttagtttaaaaaatatcattagcGTTTAATTGAGTTCATCAAAAAGCAAATAGCTATCTGTAGTAGTTTGTTTCAGATTTTTATGCTGTCTGGTAACATTGATGGATCTGTCTAGTGATTTCTGTAGTAGTTTGTTTCAGATTTTTATGCTGTCTGGTAACATTGATGGATTTGTCTAGTGATTTCTTTAGCCCATTGTTCATGGGCCAGCTGCTTATGGAATGACTAGCAATCAAATCTAACCAGATCACTAAAGGCTATGTCATCGTGGACAAGAAGAAAATGATTTAAGCTTGTTGGTCTCTGCTTTTGTTTTGACTGCAACTTTTTCAAAGATGAAGCATCCATCTTTGTTGCACAACCAATGCTACTGATAGGCTGATTATGGATGTATGTTGCTTATGCTGATCAGGGGGTTGTTCCTTACCCGAGTAATAAGCCTCAGAAGTTCTCAAACTCGACCACAGCAGAAAAGCCATATCAAGCCCCTTTTGCCAGAGCAACTTCCTTGAAGGATCCAGTTATCACTAAATCTGGGCCTGATGGAGATCTACCTGCATCAGAATCTGAAATAGTTGCCATGCCAGCTGAGAGTAAGATGAAACATGTATCTGGATTTGAGAACCCAAACTTGGGGAATCAAACTCATGAAACACATGAGAAGCCTCGAAGCAAGGAAACAAAAGGTTTCAGAAAGTTGCTAAAATTTGGTCGAAAGAGCCACAGCTCAGCTTCAGGTGAAGGTAATCTCCAGTCAGATGCTTCATCTGTTGGCGGTCAAACAGTTGCTGCTGCTTCATCCAATGACGGCAAGTTTCTCATCTCCTGCAGATTGGACTTATGATTTTGTggttaatattttaatttgactTGCTTAAACAACTGAGTTTAACTAatcagaaagaaagaatatattGAAATGGATCATCTTTATCATTACC
It encodes the following:
- the LOC135653423 gene encoding COP1-interacting protein 7-like, producing MRLDARLDSAVFQLTPTRTRCDLVIIANGKTEKIATGLLNPFLAHLKAAQDQIDKGGYSIVLKPDLESDAAWFTKGTMERFVRFVSTPEVLERVSMIESEILQIENAIAIQGNDNLGLSTVEGHQMKSSGSTEGMKTSVDPNTEKAIILYKPGSQSNPPDSNGSSTQEANSRVQLLRVLETRKMVLQKEQGMAFARAAAAGFDVSNMEHLIPFAESFGASRLKKACFQFMELWKKKHETGQWLEVEAAVAMSTRSEFSALNGSGIIFAADYMIQKDHVDARSISGGDMITENDGKPDKQIPSDQKVPLGHLHEYFQGQFQHPTYPQCPMHSPPGHIFQPYSTQGMPYYQNHQGSVPCFYAPYPPTDDPRFNSSHRKVPKRQSMDNKDVQSETGSQDDTDQDTSDLEKEGSHGHKSHRRIGQAGKKKSGVVAIRNINYILSKKLGAGEFESESQSASEPEAVEQSKEVHSDMRESKHKHKHSSRTSKEEEGRTKSEENSDPYDNDNAVYREEQDSGNWQAFQNFLLRAEEKSRTADEDMLMGGKGPSSKRKQGKGEADPIVSTEKDYGVFHDRRTVGFHSANGKANRMKQAASDDRFLISGYRRDSIDNQFRKIESAGGAYRQMNSDEFMIYGQEKQFSNESSSDPLIDHVGERAGNAVKSSSRNITDESFVLPYRSISWDLGSDSVAAIDMVSEFPSTIQKTQGSYDKVKSQLSYEPDNLSMVPVHGLESASVGYNLAMDYDSKIPVGNAAKLETSNQEEPSVSTKKESKKSDKKLRATNDSVEKRRKDALVKKGVYSRLNPLTEAQKRAEKLRSYKADLQKMKKEREEEEIKRLEALKRERQKRIAARRSSFNVTQSPLTPQQTKARLPAKTSPSPYKGSKFSDTQPVSSSPLQKLPYRTSSVGSNNLQKVIKSSRLNGSNHGLTRSASSLPEKKESSRLMQEAKADSLRMKRLSDPKSSYTRHSPSVKTLAADQAPKRSIADESRKKITAVRQLDKNKSATLPGLRIRTIKSSSERVGKGTASKNPMQKGSGNKASHASDSIKGKLVNDKPPGNSDENPVIEKTVVLLESHVVSAPVVRQYKEIIGTKGISHGDGLGTGFSAIHAPPSPIVTGQLEDAGEGKSCEQPSSGEGVVPYPSNKPQKFSNSTTAEKPYQAPFARATSLKDPVITKSGPDGDLPASESEIVAMPAESKMKHVSGFENPNLGNQTHETHEKPRSKETKGFRKLLKFGRKSHSSASGEGNLQSDASSVGGQTVAAASSNDVSRAFSLLSPFRSKNSRKKQAA